One part of the Coffea eugenioides isolate CCC68of chromosome 10, Ceug_1.0, whole genome shotgun sequence genome encodes these proteins:
- the LOC113749944 gene encoding uncharacterized protein LOC113749944 isoform X1 yields MKDEEAQTTTTSAAASTTTNAAVNKKEGSSEVGFLGRSKYKFWALAAILLLAFWSMFTGSVTLKWSSVHLNHVSDDLFGSPLHHDLDILEVEEREKMVRRLWDVYTQSKTVKLPIFWREAFEAAYEDLISEVPRVRHAAISEIAKMSLVRSTLIHQLEPSSHNSIERASTESKLATQPGGEKVSTDRA; encoded by the exons ATGAAAGACGAAGAAGCACAGACAACGACAACATCAGCAGCAGCAAGTACAACAACAAATGCTGCTGTGAACAAGAAAGAGGGGTCCTCTGAGGTTGGCTTTTTGGGTAGAAGCAAATACAAGTTCTGGGCCTTGGCTGCAATTCTTCTGCTAGCATTCTGGTCCATGTTCACTGGCTCTGTCACTCTCAAATGGTCTTCGGTTCACCTCAACCATGTCTCCGATGACCTTTTTGGCTCCCCACTTCACCACGACCTCGATATTCTG GAAGTGGAGGAGAGGGAGAAGATGGTGAGGCGTTTGTGGGATGTGTATACTCAGAGCAAGACTGTGAAGTTGCCTATTTTCTGGCGAGAGGCTTTTGAGGCAGCATACGAGGATCTGATTAGTGAAGTCCCCAGGGTCCGACACGCTGCCATTTCCGAGATTGCCAAGATGTCCTTGGTGCGCTCCACGCTTATACATCAACTTGAACCGTCTTCTCACAACTCTATAGAGAG GGCATCCACAGAGAGTAAGCTAGCAACCCAACCGGGAGGAGAAAAAGTCAGCACCGACAGAGCATGA
- the LOC113749944 gene encoding uncharacterized protein LOC113749944 isoform X2: MKDEEAQTTTTSAAASTTTNAAVNKKEGSSEVGFLGRSKYKFWALAAILLLAFWSMFTGSVTLKWSSVHLNHVSDDLFGSPLHHDLDILEVEEREKMVRRLWDVYTQSKTVKLPIFWREAFEAAYEDLISEVPRVRHAAISEIAKMSLVRSTLIHQLEPSSHNSIERE; encoded by the exons ATGAAAGACGAAGAAGCACAGACAACGACAACATCAGCAGCAGCAAGTACAACAACAAATGCTGCTGTGAACAAGAAAGAGGGGTCCTCTGAGGTTGGCTTTTTGGGTAGAAGCAAATACAAGTTCTGGGCCTTGGCTGCAATTCTTCTGCTAGCATTCTGGTCCATGTTCACTGGCTCTGTCACTCTCAAATGGTCTTCGGTTCACCTCAACCATGTCTCCGATGACCTTTTTGGCTCCCCACTTCACCACGACCTCGATATTCTG GAAGTGGAGGAGAGGGAGAAGATGGTGAGGCGTTTGTGGGATGTGTATACTCAGAGCAAGACTGTGAAGTTGCCTATTTTCTGGCGAGAGGCTTTTGAGGCAGCATACGAGGATCTGATTAGTGAAGTCCCCAGGGTCCGACACGCTGCCATTTCCGAGATTGCCAAGATGTCCTTGGTGCGCTCCACGCTTATACATCAACTTGAACCGTCTTCTCACAACTCTATAGAGAG AGAGTAA